Part of the Anopheles gambiae chromosome 3, idAnoGambNW_F1_1, whole genome shotgun sequence genome is shown below.
GCAACTGGCTTCTGCGCTGCAGCATCCTGATCAACGTGGCGGTGGTGCTGTACATCGCCAGCCATCTGCTGATCGGGAGCGGCAACTTTGCCCTCGGCCCGTCCTACATCATATCGGATGAGGtgctgaagcagcagcagcagccggctgCAGCCGCCGAACAGTACAAACAGTATCTGCCGCCCGCCCAGCAGCGGTTGCTCGAGGCGGAGCAGCAACTGTAcgaggtgcagcagcagcagcaggcgcaaCAATCAGTCCAGCAAGGACACAGCACTTTAGTGTTAAAAATTCAAGAAAATGGGGTAAGAAAAACAGAGCTATTGACGTAAGGTGTCCATGCTTTCAGCACACGTTGCCCTCGGAACGAGGCACATTAGCAAGCGGCCTAATGAAGTTTAATGTCacaaaccatacacacacatacacatatccGTTCGTCTGAAATTGCTCACTCGCGCTCGTTCATTCTTTACACACGGTCCAAATGAAACATTTGGACAGCCGCCGAGTTGGAATgggggtatttttttttttttggggattttTAATGTCGAAATTCGTCAGTCAACTCGGCGGTGCGTGCGTGCAAGTGGCGATCGTAAATGGCAAAAATGACTAATGGTGTCGACGACGCAGCGTACGTGAGGTGATTGCATGTTGAGTTGTTCGTCCGTTTTTAAAtggagatgcagcagcagcagcagcgcggcgGCGGTGGTACTTGCACGACGCGGTACATGTCCGCTGCAAGTCTCAATGTACGGATCGGAACAGGTAACAGCGATCCTCTGGCTAAAAATAGGATTGCGCCAACAAACTAACAGCACAaactgctggctggctgcgaGTTAGAAAGTTTTAGTTCTTTTCGAGCCTGATGAATATTCAAATCTTCGACAAACGGTGTGATGGCGGTGAAACCCTGATGAACCATGTGGTTTGAAGCTAGCCAAGCTCGGCTGGCAAGCTAgctctgcgtttttttttttatgacagaCGAACGGGGATGAACGTTCTCTCGCTTTTTTGGGGGTGTTTTATGGATATTTTATTCCCTACACACGACGACTTCTATATCGCTTAAAGAGGAACCAAACCGCCCGGAGCCCGTCGGTTTCTAGCGCATCTAGAGCATTTGTCTATCCGGACAGCGCCACACTATGGGATTCTTTCAGAGCGGATAGTGAGAAGAGAGCCCAAACCCCCTCCCGGCAAGAACAACACCACCGTCGAGCCCAATCTATCGTGAACCGGGATACCGTTAGAGTTGGTGTGTCCCCCGCGCCAGTTATCGATCGGGTGGGGCAATTAGCATAAATAAATTTTGTTGGGCCATTCTTTGGCCGAAGGAAGCCGTAAATCGATGGGCGCGCGCAGACTGGCAAAAAATCTCAGTGCTGAAGAACACACTATAGTGTTGCTCCAGCACACAGGCACACCAATTAGGATCGGAGACTTTGGAGCCACCAAGAAAGCCCAAAAACTTCTCGatagaaggtttttttttgtttcgcggCTTTATCTCTGCTTTGctgttttaaaaaagaaacttaTTTGTTTGCCAATATTTTACTCTGCGACCTAACGGAATCCGATACCGAGGATGCTGTTAAACTTTAAAGCTTCGGCTCAGATCTCCGGTCAAACGTCTCGGGTctatttcgtttctttttctcgGACATGGGACAagattttgttgtgtgttgtcgTGGATTTTATCATTTCTGTCTTTGCAAACACACGCCCTCGTTTTAAACTGTGCTTTACGTGTGTGCTTTTGGTTTGATCAGGTTTGGCAATCACTCTTTATAGGCCGTGTCATATTTACCGTAAGTCTGGCCTGtgtggttccatttttttcgtgtttttttttcgggaaaaACGCCGgcacgaagacgacgacgtcgTGCGAGATGATAAATATTTGCACAGCGCGCACAAGAGATCCGTCCGCTGCCATTGCGAACATCGGGCCTCGGCTATCAATTATGTAGGGCGaggaacgaaacgaaatgggAGAGGAGGGGGTGGTAAAGAGACGCCGAATTAAGTTGCCAATGTGACGTGTTCCTGGCCGCGTGTGCTATTACGCCGAGAATACAAATGACCGACGAAGCTTTTGGTCTGTACCGCGTATTAATGGACGCTGGGGCCACGTTTACCCGGGAGAGGATGGACTGCCAGAGGAGAGAGCATTCCCGGGACGGATGTATGTCATTTGCGAAAGACATTGCTTATGCACCGTCCTTCTTTTGTGTGTCTCCGTTGCGTCCGAAAATCTCCCCCCTGCCCTGGTGTAGGAGGAAAGGAAGGCATAAAGCTCGCGCGGGACAGAAGCGACAGGAAGCGAAGCTGCAGGTTGGCATTCTTCGGGCCATGTGGGAAGAGCCGTTTTGCGAACGTGATTTTGCGATTTAAAGCGATTTCAGCGAGAATCGGGCGGTGGAAAATTGGGTCAACAAGGCGTGGacaaagggaaaaaggggttGATTGCGAAACTGTATGATTGATGCGAGAACCCCCTTGTTGTTCTTCCCGATGTGTGCTTTGCAGATTGGCGTGCAGGAAGTGTCCCAGCAATTGCAGCAGACGCGACAGCTCGCACAGAGCGGTggcaatcagcagcagcagcaggaacagttGATGCTGGAAGCGCGCGATGTAGATAACAGTAATCTTAATGTAGACGATAGTCGTTTCGATGTGCCAACGGAGCGGAGCACCGTCCGGAAGATGGGCGATGTGCTCTACCAAGacggtcagcagcagcagcagcaggtggtggtggcagcggGTGGCATTGTACCCGTAAgcgtcggtggtggtgcgaCCGGTGCGCTCAACGGTACCGATATCTTTTCCACCACCGCGTCCATGGATGCTGACGCGAAGCTGAGGTAAGCTGTGTTAGCGACTCCTTGTGAAGCAACGAGCGCCTTAACCAATTCTCCCTCTTCCAACACAGATCGCTGCTCAACTGCCACGACCGGGACTACGAGCCGTACATCGGGCAGCGGGGCGACTTCTGGGTGATGCGGAACTACATCCGGGCGGAGCACGGCGATCTGCGGTGCCACGAAACCATCACCTACACGACGCACGCCGACTACACGTTTCTGGACAATTTGGTACCACTGCTGGAACGGTAACGGAGAGCAATTGGTTGAGCTAAACATCGATCTAGAGCTTTAATTctatatttgtttctttctgcAGGTGGAACGCTCCAGTTAGCCTTGCGCTTCACGCACCCGGCACGGACTTTGTGCCGACGATCAATTCGATAAAGTATCTAAGAGACTGCATACCAGAGAGTCATTTAGTCCGACAGTTTGTCacatttcatatttattttagtAGTAAACATATTCCAAAACTCGTAAGTATGACCGTTTTAAGGGGTTTTTTGCAAGGATTTTCActgtttttcaacatttgtTGTATGATTTGATCgatttattaacaatttttcGATTCAGTTTCAAATCTGTCCAACGTTTAATAGACaatttacaggggtttccgtGTCAATTTCCAATGTCGATATCATTTTCATTGCCTGCGAGACGTTTTTCaccagctgtcaaatgttgtattggCATCACGATAATGCTACAGTTCTTCCACATTATTTTCAACCCGCCTCAAGTCGGTTTAAGTTTGTCAGTACTTTTGTGATGTATTGAAAATCATGCCTACAGAActgaaaaaatattgttatgcaaacaaatcatttcacagctgttgaaaaacatactGCAGACGTGAATAATGATATGCACATTCAAACGCGACGtggaaacccctgtataaACAATTCAACCTAAACAATTAAGAAATAATCAATACAGGGGTTTCcgagtcactttcgaatgtgtgCATCATTATTCACCGGctgcaagatgtttttcaacagctatcAAATGGTGTTTTTGCATCGTAATACAATTTCAGTTCTAActcatgattttcaacacatcacaaagaactatcaaaatcaatccagcatgaaacgtgttgaaaatcatgtggaagaactgaaaAATAATTGTGAGGCAATTACTACATTTAAcagatgttgaaaaatatctcgcaagcaatgaaaaatattggaaattgACTCGGAAAACCCTGAAATTGTGGGACAGATTCACAAATATTAGGGAAATTGACAATGCAGGGGTTTTCAAGTCACTTTCGCatgtgcacatcattatttaccgcctccaagatgttttcAACAGATGTCACGTGTTGTATGtgcatcaaaataaaatttcaatacttccacatgattttcaacacaccacAAAGAACTGACAAACTTAATCCAGCTtgagatgtgttgaaaatcatgtgaaagtattgaaattttattatgatgaaatacaccatttgacagctgttgaaaaacatcttggaggtgGTGAATATTGATGTGCACATCTAAAAGTGACGTGGAAAACCATGCAAATCGCTGAAAGCATTcaaaaaatgtcgaaaaacTATGACAAAGTATCTTTAAAACTGCCGAAATCCTTAGTAATCTCCTTCTCTGGCGCTCTGGCGgcactcttccatactaatgCTAatccttcttctccctcccaaTACCAGGTTCCTAAACACAATCAAGTATTAGACACGCCGTACAACTGCTCGCTGGCGATACCGTACTTCAACGTGTCGGCGGCGCAGCTGTACAAGACGCAGAAGAAGCTGCTCTACCCGGTGAACGTCGGGCGCAACATTGCCCGCGATGCGGCGATGACCCATTTCCTTCTAGCTAGCGATATTGAATTGTACCCCAACCCTGGGCTGGTGCACAAGTTTCTCGAAATGATCGCCCGGAACGAGCCGGTGCTGCAGCGTAAGAATCCCAGGTATGTGGCGCTTGGTGTCTAGCTTGGTGCGTTTTGGTGAGCATTGTCTGACGAGCGGGTTTCGCTATCTCTCTCCCTGCTTTCAGAGTCTTTCCTCTGCCAATATTCGAGGTAGATAATAATTCACCGGTGCCGCGTGATAAGGCGGAACTGCAGGAGCTGCTGCGCAGCGGGAAGGCGATCCCGTTCCACAAGCGCGTCTGCTCGAGCTGCCACGGCGTGCCGAAGTCGAAGGAGTGGATCGCTGCCAACGAAACCGACGGTATGTCCTTTAAGCAAGAGATTTTCTTTAACATTAGGAAGAAGACTAACTCCATGCTTTTTATTTCGCTAGATTTGGGCGTGTTTCACATTGGCAAACGCATCGGGTACTTCGTGCACTGGGAACCGATCTACATTGGCACGCACGCCGATCCACACTACGACGAGCGGTTAAGCTGGGAGGGGAAGAGTGATAAGATGACGCAGGTAAGCTTGGATGCAATTTCAATGAGTGTCCTTTTCTCTAACAAATCCAATTAAAAATCCAactttttccaccctttcTGCTTTCCAACTACCCCCAAAAGGGCTACGCACTGTGCGTCCTCGACTACGACTTTCACATACTCGACAACGGGTTCCTGGTGCACAAGCCGGGCATCAAGGTGCTGAAAAAGGACCCGAAGCGGGCGATGCTCGCGGCGAAAACGAACCAACTGATCAAGAAGATCATCTACCCGGAGCTGCAGGTCATGTACGGAACGCGCAAGGGCTGTGCTGTATAGTTGAAGGGGAAACAACATTAGTATAGGGCCGGCGACACCGCTGGCAACGGTAGTACTAATGGTGGCGGTAGTAATGGTGCTAGTGatcctggtggtggtggtattaTTGGTAGACGCTCGCGGACCATGATCTCATCGTCCTTCGGGTCGGCGGCGGTCGGCTGGTCCTCGCTGTCGCTGCTGTCGGCGGCACCGGGCGGCCCGCCGTACCGGGCGCACGTTAGCAGCCGGCGCAAGAAGGGCAAACCGAGGGGctacgtacgccgccgctgaATGCCGATGACGGGCCGATGAGCGCACGGTCCGTGGCCATGGGGTTTTCGAGGACCCCGTATGGAAGTCTGCAGGGTATAAGAAATCATATTTTCGTAagtgtaagtaagtaagtaagccaGTCAGTctgcgcgtgtatgtgtgccgaGATACGTGCGTGTATGTTTCTCtccgtgtgtgtctgttttatgtttatgcaTCCACCAAGCACAATGACTCGGATTAAGAACAAATAGCTATTAAAGAGTGCGTCCAACAGCGATCGAACTTCTGCTCCGCAGCTGTGGTGGCAGTGGGGAAGCTCTAAATCGCGGGAACGAAAGGGGGTGGACCCGTTCCTGGAAGTGATATTACCTGAGGACACTTTAGTTACGATTTTAATTCGATAAGGAGATGCGGAAGCAGAAGTTCCCCAGGGGCCTAGTGAGAGAATGTATGTCTGTCTGTACTGAGAGTTGGTAAAGGAGAAGGACATGGTgaagcctttttttcttcgttaaaTCCTTCTTCAGCGGTAGCACATTGTGCATCACCATAACACTGCACACTGCAAGGGCGCACGATAGAAGCAGCAACACCCTAGTCGCATAGTCGCATTCATTCGATGGTTCAATGTGTTTCGATGTGTGGATAGGAGAAGCGGATAAGTGTGCACAGGTGTGGCAATTTTATTCAATGTGCATTGTGCAATAGGAATGGTTTACTGTACCAAACGCCTCCATAGCAAAGCTAGCCACCGATAGGGATGATTTTATTGTAGAAATTCGTCTTTTGGTTCTTCTTTTACACAACAATTATACATGGTCAAACCACTTTTTAAAAAGCagactagttttttttttaaatattaaccaGCAGGAGTCAGTTTTACCATTCAGTTGCCTTGGATTTGTTATTGGTCTTGGTCTGCACAGTCCATAGTGACTGTttattggtgtgtgttttttgttcgagCTCTGAACCGATAAAAGAGTTCTCTATATATGGCCCATTTATTTAATCCGCTTATTTACCCTTTTTTAAATCAGTGTTCCAGCATAGCTGACCTATACATCTGTTTGCAATGATCCACAGTTCGatctgtcgttttttttttcataaacctACATGCAGGAACCTTAAATATAATGGACGATAAAACTGAAGCATTCAATTATGCGCACTGTATCATACAATAACTTGGTAgacattttacaaaaaaaattaaaaaaaacgcacagtTTTGTGTGAAGAATGAGGCGAAACTCGGCAACAAATAATCACTAATGTTAACAAGAAACAAGGAAATGACCAAGCACTGATCTAAAATATGTTCGCCGGAAGACGCCCGAGTTCTGAGCTCCTCGGGCGTGTTTAAAGCAAACGAGAATCTCGAAACGGAGATGAACAATGTTCAATACAAGGAAAtggaaggaaatggaaacgaaacaaaacaaaaagacatgTGAGCAACAATaatttttccctccccccatACATCGTACTCACTAAGAAAGAAGCATGCATTTTTAATGCGTTTGATGCTTATTACTctgatgtttatttattgatttattgtacatttctttcttttttacttggtttatttttttgcattcttttGCACACTGAATCTCACTCTTGTTGTTCATTTATATGTCAATTaaattcctttcctttttgtgtgtttgtgtttttttttacaaagaaTCTTATCAAATTAAGAATCATCTAACTCTTTACTAAGCTTTATACTATGTTGCTCTGTCTTTTCTGTTTAAGCTTCAAGCAAAAATATGCATAACACAACAACTAGTTACATATCGAAACATAAACCAAGTAGTGTGATAACAATAGCTATTCTCTTCCAAGTTTCTCGATACCTACGAAAAAAATACCATTTCTATTAGCATTATCCTAGCGGCTTCTATTTCCTTTGCCCATTACTCGTTCAATACATCATATTACGGTTCATTTAGCcaaaacaggcaaaaaacaaacacacactctgtaTAAACAATTGAACGAAAACAAGCAAAgtaattttaaacacacacaagcacacccaGCGGTATCGGTAGCGGTTGTTTATTTTACGTCTCCATAGTAAGTGCCTTATTCgtacgaagaaaaacaaaaactaaaaaacataACACGCGCATAAGCATGAACCAAAACATGGGCAAAACATGGGAAaaaagagatgaaaaaaatggaaaatgaaaacaattgaTGAATGAAaaggaatgaaacaaaaaaagtccaaacaaattgaaatcaatttaGAAAGCATAAAACacagaaattaaaacaaaaaaaaaaaaaacccgaagcgtataaaaaaaaacaacaacatggaAGAGTGATCAAGAGAGAACGAAAGTAAAACCTAATACTCTCCatcaaatcaaattcaaactgtttaacacaaacatacacttaCAATATGATGCAGCATGATTACCGAAATGCTCGAAaccttttctctccctctctttctctattgcATGATACACTAGCGGATATTTTAATCACTATACGAGCATTAGTTACGTACTGTTTATTCACTATTTTCTaaccactctctctctctctcgctctatcctTCTATGTAGCTTTCGAAAAATTACGTTAACATTCTGTACATATATTGTAGCGTTAGGGGTTTAAGTTAATTACTATCATCGAAGGTATCTTGCTAATTAAAAGCTCGACAAAGTTAGCTCGCTAGGACAGAGATCCCGTTCCATTCTGCAAATTCTGCTGGTTCATTTCATCACTCCCATAGACAGATACATACACTGTAACGACAGCAGAATGGAGCGTAGCACACTATCGTTTATACTATTCATTGTACATAGCCGACAGAGCGTTAGGGCAATTTGTGTTTTCTGTAGGGATCCTGAGTTAGTTGTTGgtaatggttttttgtttgtttgttttaaagcGTTCGGGTAGCTTGCAGATTTTGGCAGATCTTACGTTACAGTACGAACCAATCACAACAGAACTAATATCCAGTACCAGAAGCGAAACGAACAAAGTAAGGACGGAGGTGTAGAAGGAAACTAATTGTGTACAGGtctaaaaatggaaacaaaaacgaaggAAATAATAGGAGGG
Proteins encoded:
- the LOC1271308 gene encoding beta-1,4-glucuronyltransferase 1, which gives rise to MRRNWLLRCSILINVAVVLYIASHLLIGSGNFALGPSYIISDEVLKQQQQPAAAAEQYKQYLPPAQQRLLEAEQQLYEVQQQQQAQQSVQQGHSTLVLKIQENGIGVQEVSQQLQQTRQLAQSGGNQQQQQEQLMLEARDVDNSNLNVDDSRFDVPTERSTVRKMGDVLYQDGQQQQQQVVVAAGGIVPVSVGGGATGALNGTDIFSTTASMDADAKLRSLLNCHDRDYEPYIGQRGDFWVMRNYIRAEHGDLRCHETITYTTHADYTFLDNLVPLLERWNAPVSLALHAPGTDFVPTINSIKYLRDCIPESHLVRQFVTFHIYFSSKHIPKLVPKHNQVLDTPYNCSLAIPYFNVSAAQLYKTQKKLLYPVNVGRNIARDAAMTHFLLASDIELYPNPGLVHKFLEMIARNEPVLQRKNPRVFPLPIFEVDNNSPVPRDKAELQELLRSGKAIPFHKRVCSSCHGVPKSKEWIAANETDDLGVFHIGKRIGYFVHWEPIYIGTHADPHYDERLSWEGKSDKMTQGYALCVLDYDFHILDNGFLVHKPGIKVLKKDPKRAMLAAKTNQLIKKIIYPELQVMYGTRKGCAV